One genomic region from Kwoniella shivajii chromosome 6, complete sequence encodes:
- a CDS encoding 40S ribosomal protein S13, translating into MHSKGKGMSASALPYRRSQPSWSKATPEEVSDQIFKLARRGLSPSQIGVVLRDSHGIPQVKNVTGNKILRILKTNGLAPSIPEDMYHLIKKAVSVRKHLERNRADKDGKFRMILIESRIHRLARYYIKTQQLPATFKYEAATASTLVA; encoded by the exons ATGCACTCCAAAGGAAAGGGTATGTCAGCATCTGCTCTCCCTTACAGAAGATCTCAACCTTCATGGTCAAAGGCTACCCCCGAGGAAGTTTCCGACCAAATCTTCAAACTTGCCAGAAGAGGTCTTTCACCTTCCCAAATCGGTGTTGTACTTAGAGACTCTCACGGTATTCCCCAAGTTAAGAACGTTACCGGTAACAAGATTTTGAGAATCCTCAAGACCAACG GTCTCGCCCCTTCCATCCCCGAGGACATGTACCACCTTATCAAGAAAGCCGTTTCCGTTCGAAAGCACCTCGAGCGAAACCGAGCCGACAAAGACGGTAAATT CCGAATGATTCTTATCGAATCTAGAATCCACAGACTTGCTCGATACTACATCAAAACTCAACAACTCCCCGCTACCTTCAAATACGAGGCTGCTACCGCTTCTACCCTTGTCGCTTAA
- a CDS encoding glycerol kinase has translation MSRQPAIDLQMSSMKNPSPLASSANGVAGGFTPGGFTPVFETSPQVSPANSRRPSISGISAPVPRRLSEVASGRPSFSQQGGPPQMQHQPSYFSGGGGSIPPTPGAAVGGGGASLSRRSSMASGPRPIQRTEYSGPTTPSLLSRAGSPTLPLGNDHTQAPRAFFEGSGGFSVLDGNRELKSGQFIGSVDCGTTSTRFIIFDKRAKIIAEHQTEFEQILPHAGWHEHDPEALVDAMVECINKAVEKLEWMGWSRKSIKGIGITNQRETTVCWSRTTGKPLCNAIVWDDSRTLGVVREYEKKLEEEGLDIDEEEEDLKGVPKDVEIGTGGEEAAFGEKGDVVEESEEAEGLGGKVNQKLENLGLAEKGSAKQLNGDSNVHKKRKGKEGIVDVTGIPLSTYFSAIKLRWMLDHQRQVHEAHEKDDLMFGTVDTWLVYALTGRQNGGLHIMDVTNASRTLLISLKTLQWHPPLLRFFGIRPSVLPKIVSSSEIYGTISESVGTPLTTVPIAGIVGDQQAALVGNKCLKKGEAKCTYGTGAFVLFNTGEECVRSDYGLISTVAFQAGPDAKPVYALEGSIAVAGSAIKWLRDQMNLIEESSDMDILAGSVSDTGGVYFVTAFSGLLAPYWDREASGTIIGLTSYTTSAHIARATLEAVCYQSRAVLDVIEKESNTKLETLKVDGGVTNSDLAMQLQANIGGFNVARPAMRESTALGSALLAANALKLFGWDLSKPETLADVNTAGVHIFEPELEEKERVRAVRGWNRAVDRARKWHEEGDEEEEEERYEEERGLSRLPSRDH, from the exons ATGTCTCGACAACCAGCTATAGATTTACAAATGTCTTCAATGAAGAACCCTTCTCCGCTTGCTTCAAGCGCGAACGGAGTAGCAGGTGGATTTACACCAGGTGGATTCACACCTGTTTTTGAAACTTCACCTCAAGTGTCACCTGCAAATTCACGAAGACCTTCAATTTCAGGTATATCGGCTCCTGTTCCTAGAAGATTATCTGAAGTAGCTTCCGGTAGACCATCATTTTCACAACAAGGAGGTCCTCCACAAATGCAACATCAACCATCATATTTcagcggtggtggtggtagtaTTCCTCCTACCCCTGGTGCTGCCGTTGGAGGTGGGGGTGCATCTCtttcaagaagatcttcaaTGGCTTCTGGACCCAGACCTATACAACGAACAGAATATTCAGGTCCAACTACACCTTCATTACTTTCAAGAGCTGGTTCACCTACACTTCCATTAGGTAATGACCACACTCAAGCTCCTAGAGCTTTCTTCGAAGGTTCAGGTGGTTTTAGCGTTCTAGACGGTAATAGAGAATTGAAAAGTGGTCAATTCATAGGTTCAGTAGATTGTGGTACAAC GTCAAcccgattcatcatctttgacaaaCGAGCTAAAATCATTGCTGAACACCAGACTGAATTTGAACAAATCTTACCTCACGCTGGATGGCACGAGCATGATCCTGAAGCTTTGGTCGACGCAATGGTGGAATGTATCAACAAGGCCGTAGAGAAGTTGGAATGGATGGGATGGTCCAGAAAGAGTATCAAGGGTATTG GAATCACCAATCAAAGAGAAACTACTGTTTGTTGGTCAAGAACAACTGGTAAACCATTGTGTAATGCTATAGTATGGGATGATTCACGTACTTTGGGTGTTGTAAGAGAgtatgaaaagaaattagaagaagaaggtctagatattgatgaagaagaagaggatttgaaAGGCGTTCCAAAAGATGTCGAAATTGGTACAGGTGGTGAAGAGGCTGCCTTCGGTGAGAAGGgtgatgttgttgaggaatctgaagaagcagaagggTTGGGTGGAAAAGTGAATCAGAAATTAGAGAATCTTGGTTTGGCTGAAAAAGGTTCAGCTAAACAATTGAATGGCGATTCAAATGTCcataagaaaagaaagggtAAAGAGGGTATCGTTGATGT CACCGGTATTCCCCTATCTACCTATTTCTCGGCTATCAAACTTCGATGGATGTTGGATCACCAAAGACAAGTTCATGAGGCTCACGAGAAGGACGATTTGATGTTTGGTACTGTCGACACTTGGCTTGTCTAC GCACTTACCGGTCGACAGAATGGTGGACTTCACATTATGGATGTTACCAATGCTTCTCGAACATTGTTGATCTCCTTGAAAACTTTACAATGGCATCCACCACTTTTGCGGTTCTTTGGAATCAGACCATCTGTCTTACCCAAGattgtctcttcttcagaaATATACGGTACTATCAGTGAATCAGTCGGCACTCCTTTAACTACTGTACCTATCGCAGGTATAGTCGGTGATCAACAAGCTGCTCTAGTAGGAAACAAATGTCTtaaaaaaggtgaagctAAATGTACTTATGGTACTGGTGCCTTCGTGTTATTCAATACTGGAGAAGAATGTGTTAGATCAGATTATGGTTTAATTTCAACTGTTGCTTTCCAAGCTGGACCAGATGCTAAACCAGTTTACGCATTGGAAGGTTCAATAGCGGTTGCTGGTTCTGCCATCAAATG GTTACGAGATCAAATGAACTTGATCGAAGAATCTTCCGATATGGACATCCTCGCTGGTTCAGTATCTGATACGGGAGGTGTCTACTTCGTCACTGCTTTCAGTGGTTTACTTGCTCC ATACTGGGACAGAGAAGCATCGGGAACTATCATTGGCTTAACCTCCTACACCACTTCTGCTCATATCGCCAGAGCCACCCTTGAAGCCGTCTGCTATCAAAGTAGAGCGGTATTGGATGtcattgagaaagaaagtaaTACCAAATTGGAGACACTGAAAGTCGATGGTGGTGTGACTAACTCGGATTTGGCGATGCAATTGCAAGCTAAT ATCGGAGGATTTAATGTTGCTCGGCCAGCAATGAGGGAATCTACAGCACTAGGATCAGCTTTACTCGCTGCTAACGCTCTGAAACTATTCGGATGGGATTTGAGCAAACCTGAAACATTGGCAGATGTCAACACTGCAGGTGTACATATATTTGAAcctgaattagaagaaaaagaaagagttAGAGCCGTAAGAGGATGGAATAGAGCGGTTGATAGAGCTAGGAAATGGcacgaagaaggtgatgaagaagaagaagaagaaagatatgaagaagaaagaggtttgagTAGATTACCATCTAGAGATCACTAG